The Sorangiineae bacterium MSr11367 genome window below encodes:
- a CDS encoding Ig-like domain-containing protein has product MRMSRIAKAAPTLLLSVLGVAATLELGACGGSDSSGDTRDAGGDAPPIWNAPGAIVSVSPAENDDNVLVHTPIQITYNEPVTVTATSVTLSGPNSAVIATTLQVSDDGKTVTVTPVSGVVPAPTKLTLAINDIRTRRDSAPAQTKSWSWSVPAWLRVGDALKSNTGEGFSTPTIAVGQGEQIYLAAGDNSGQMVVRTLDNYRGKWNVLAPLNGGRKTVLPDLLVDPNGTIFGSFADGVTARVERWTGTQFIGSTDLGRVGEGFGPYWRSPTLTVDASGKLYAVYGSQTANDQPIQVVVKSYANGVWSQEGDVLYQGADSGEYVTYPRIALSKAGVPYVSYTAGQQVFVKVLSGDKKWTAIGGSVNPSGESSTTSVGLAVDDTDRPVLFACFNSAQLRRWDGGSWQTLGGTMTGKCDAVSARLARISNSHLFAVWKTEDSKLRAVDVNGTAWMPVDLPRDPSTDIDAADLSVDSTGRPNVEWLDRNGNLQVVRINR; this is encoded by the coding sequence ATGCGCATGAGCCGAATCGCCAAGGCAGCCCCGACCCTTCTTCTCTCCGTCCTCGGTGTTGCTGCGACACTTGAATTGGGCGCATGTGGGGGGAGCGATAGCTCAGGCGATACCCGCGACGCGGGCGGCGACGCTCCGCCGATCTGGAACGCCCCGGGCGCCATCGTCTCGGTGTCGCCAGCCGAGAACGACGACAACGTGTTGGTTCATACGCCGATTCAGATTACGTACAACGAGCCGGTTACGGTCACGGCGACGTCGGTGACGTTGAGTGGGCCGAATTCGGCGGTCATCGCGACGACGTTGCAGGTGTCGGACGATGGGAAGACGGTCACCGTGACGCCGGTGTCGGGCGTTGTGCCGGCGCCGACGAAGTTGACGCTTGCGATCAACGATATTCGTACCAGGAGGGATAGCGCCCCTGCCCAGACGAAGTCATGGAGTTGGTCGGTGCCAGCTTGGTTGCGGGTTGGGGATGCACTGAAGAGCAACACTGGCGAAGGTTTCAGTACGCCGACCATCGCGGTAGGCCAGGGCGAGCAAATCTATTTGGCTGCCGGCGACAACAGTGGACAGATGGTTGTAAGAACCCTCGACAACTATCGCGGCAAATGGAATGTCCTTGCTCCACTCAACGGTGGTCGGAAGACCGTCCTGCCGGATCTACTAGTTGACCCGAACGGAACCATCTTCGGCTCCTTCGCTGATGGGGTGACCGCTCGCGTTGAACGCTGGACAGGAACCCAGTTTATCGGATCGACTGATCTGGGCCGGGTAGGCGAGGGCTTCGGTCCGTATTGGCGTTCTCCAACCCTGACTGTCGATGCTTCTGGGAAGCTCTATGCCGTGTACGGTTCGCAGACTGCAAACGACCAACCCATTCAGGTTGTGGTCAAGTCGTACGCCAATGGCGTTTGGTCTCAGGAGGGCGACGTCCTCTACCAAGGAGCCGACAGCGGCGAGTATGTCACGTATCCGAGAATCGCACTCTCCAAGGCTGGAGTTCCGTACGTTTCTTACACAGCTGGTCAGCAAGTGTTCGTAAAGGTTCTTTCTGGTGACAAGAAATGGACCGCTATCGGTGGTTCCGTGAACCCCTCGGGCGAATCTTCCACCACGAGCGTCGGCCTGGCCGTCGATGACACGGATAGACCGGTGCTGTTCGCGTGCTTCAACAGTGCCCAACTTCGCCGTTGGGATGGCGGAAGCTGGCAGACACTCGGCGGGACGATGACCGGGAAATGCGATGCCGTCTCAGCCCGCCTAGCGCGAATCTCGAACTCGCACCTGTTCGCCGTCTGGAAGACCGAAGACTCTAAGCTCCGCGCCGTCGACGTGAATGGGACGGCGTGGATGCCCGTTGACCTCCCGCGGGATCCCTCGACAGATATTGACGCCGCAGATCTCTCCGTCGATTCGACGGGACGGCCAAATGTCGAATGGCTCGATCGAAATGGCAATCTTCAGGTAGTCCGGATCAATCGTTAG
- a CDS encoding serine/threonine protein kinase: MTVPAEDAPPASEAPSFVGQIISGRYKVLELLGEGGMGAVYLAEHVHMRKRVAIKVLHPDMVGRAEVVARFEREAMAAAHIEHPNVAAATDFGRTDDGAFFLVLEYIEGIDLRTLLKDHGALEVGRALHVARQIASALMRAHELGIVHRDLKPENVMLIDRDEGDFVKVLDFGIAKVHVEALAAADGKGAGTAPGAILTRAGAVFGTPEYMAPEQALGETVDHRADLYALGVMLFEMLSGQLPFAGHDTLSLLAAQIATNAPSLRTVVPERNIPPEVEAVVTRLLEKQPNARHANAEELVSAIDHLQLPVAPPVDAGDPNRGTGGPRIISPSTSSREIFSPADAMARTSAALPSSSLPAVAQRPPTIPTMGSSRSPRHIWVAVVVAVCGGALLVGAFTLLTLFRHVKESVLGSGDGGMLSGVIAPPPEKKGLAQEEIDAAASKGAEPLEKLASDNPKDARIFRALFRTYFLRGDTPEAMRAIGRLVAVEPAAANDADMLTAVTVAATDPSPETREAAIDVLEGPLGTKGADILYELANRTPAAPGKARFVASLSRPEVMSHASPALLVLIELRAAKKCEDKRDLLPRVRDHGDARILPQLKTLQRTRGCGFLGTRDCYGCLRKDGELLDAAVSAVQARP, from the coding sequence GTGACTGTACCGGCTGAGGACGCACCGCCCGCCAGCGAAGCACCGAGCTTCGTAGGCCAGATCATCTCGGGGCGGTACAAGGTGCTCGAGCTCCTCGGTGAGGGTGGCATGGGCGCGGTTTACCTCGCGGAGCACGTGCACATGCGCAAGCGCGTGGCCATCAAGGTGCTCCACCCGGACATGGTGGGCCGGGCCGAGGTCGTGGCGCGCTTCGAACGCGAAGCGATGGCCGCCGCCCACATCGAGCATCCCAATGTTGCCGCGGCAACGGACTTCGGCCGCACCGACGATGGCGCATTCTTCTTGGTGCTCGAGTACATCGAGGGCATCGATCTCCGCACCCTTTTGAAAGATCACGGCGCGTTGGAGGTCGGCAGGGCGCTGCACGTCGCGCGTCAAATCGCCTCGGCGCTGATGCGCGCGCACGAATTGGGCATCGTGCACCGCGACTTGAAGCCGGAAAACGTGATGCTCATCGACCGCGACGAGGGCGACTTCGTCAAGGTGCTCGACTTCGGCATCGCCAAGGTGCACGTCGAAGCGCTCGCCGCGGCCGATGGCAAAGGGGCAGGGACGGCGCCGGGTGCGATTTTGACGCGCGCAGGCGCGGTGTTCGGGACGCCCGAGTACATGGCGCCGGAGCAAGCCTTGGGCGAAACGGTGGATCACCGCGCCGATTTGTATGCGCTGGGGGTGATGCTCTTCGAGATGCTGAGCGGCCAGCTGCCGTTCGCGGGGCATGACACCCTGTCGTTGCTGGCGGCCCAGATTGCGACCAACGCGCCGTCGCTGCGGACCGTGGTGCCCGAGCGCAACATTCCGCCCGAGGTCGAGGCGGTGGTCACGCGCCTGCTCGAGAAGCAGCCGAACGCGCGCCACGCCAACGCGGAAGAACTGGTGAGCGCGATCGACCACCTGCAGCTTCCCGTTGCGCCGCCCGTCGACGCGGGCGACCCGAATCGGGGCACGGGGGGGCCTCGCATCATTTCGCCTTCGACCTCGTCGCGCGAGATCTTCTCCCCCGCCGACGCGATGGCTCGAACGAGTGCCGCGCTCCCATCGTCCTCGCTCCCCGCGGTGGCGCAGCGGCCTCCCACGATTCCAACCATGGGGTCGTCGCGCAGTCCGCGGCACATCTGGGTGGCCGTCGTCGTTGCCGTGTGCGGCGGGGCGCTCCTCGTGGGGGCTTTCACCTTGCTCACGTTGTTCCGCCACGTGAAGGAGAGCGTTCTCGGCAGCGGTGACGGCGGGATGCTCTCTGGCGTCATCGCACCGCCCCCCGAGAAAAAGGGCCTCGCACAAGAGGAGATCGACGCCGCCGCATCGAAGGGCGCCGAGCCACTCGAGAAGCTGGCCAGCGACAACCCCAAGGACGCGCGCATCTTCCGAGCGCTTTTCCGCACGTACTTCTTGCGAGGCGACACCCCCGAGGCGATGCGCGCCATCGGCCGGTTGGTGGCGGTGGAGCCCGCCGCCGCGAACGACGCGGACATGCTGACCGCCGTCACCGTGGCCGCCACCGATCCGAGCCCCGAGACCCGCGAAGCCGCCATCGACGTGCTCGAAGGTCCCCTCGGCACCAAGGGCGCGGACATCCTGTACGAACTGGCCAACCGCACCCCCGCCGCCCCCGGCAAAGCGCGCTTCGTCGCCTCCCTTTCGCGCCCCGAGGTGATGTCCCACGCCTCCCCCGCGCTCCTCGTCCTGATCGAGCTGCGCGCGGCGAAGAAGTGCGAAGACAAGCGCGATCTTTTGCCGCGCGTGCGCGACCACGGCGACGCCCGCATCCTGCCGCAGTTGAAAACGCTGCAGCGCACCCGAGGCTGCGGTTTTCTCGGGACACGCGACTGCTATGGGTGCTTGCGCAAGGACGGCGAGCTCCTGGACGCCGCCGTCTCCGCCGTGCAAGCGCGCCCTTGA
- a CDS encoding serine/threonine protein kinase, which produces MVESNQGKYRDIIPLGRGGMGDVSLAVLQGPSGFNKLQVIKRLRMEIADNQEFVDMFLHEARLAARLSHPNIVQTNEVGQDGEIFFIAMEYLEGQTLHALFRQSRRKESSLDSSLPGYPSISSGHHLSEPTPHSGSLAPAIPTQTPQTDRSLPVAVGLRIVSDALEGLHYAHDLTDESGNPMELVHRDFSPGNVFITYDGAVKVLDFGIAKAADSHVYTRTGIIKGKVPYMAPEQFRSRAINRRCDLYAVGAVLWEIAAGIRLWHGLSDLEIITRLSSTGVPSPRSVNPLVHPRLEAICMRALSLNPAERYATAQEIQTDIDAVLREIGGATTRSVGKYVSTLFAQKRAQQQAVIEAKLRELRQQSGASLTSMSLEMSAPWTVSRPSAHSGASSHSSSMASMVSGPRFSPLQTTGGVTTPPHLPASTSRSVGWAIAVGALAVIALAVGGAYWVTRQPSQAAGPQPPSQPSSTEPVPGPSAPPPAIPRTRLVVQASPADAQLFLDDTPLMVNPYSGDVLRDGQSHRIRGEAKGFVSQTQAITLDSPTEVVNLRLERGSNKRDAGK; this is translated from the coding sequence GTGGTGGAATCGAACCAGGGAAAGTACCGCGACATCATCCCGCTTGGTCGCGGTGGCATGGGCGACGTTTCCCTCGCCGTTCTCCAAGGTCCATCCGGCTTCAACAAGCTCCAGGTCATCAAGCGACTTCGCATGGAGATCGCCGACAACCAAGAGTTCGTGGACATGTTCCTCCACGAGGCGCGACTCGCCGCACGCCTGTCGCACCCCAACATCGTTCAGACGAACGAAGTCGGACAGGACGGCGAGATTTTCTTCATCGCCATGGAGTACCTGGAGGGTCAGACGCTCCACGCGCTCTTCCGGCAGTCGCGCCGCAAGGAGAGCAGCCTCGATTCCTCGCTTCCTGGGTATCCGTCGATCAGCAGCGGCCACCATTTGAGCGAGCCCACGCCGCACTCGGGCAGCCTCGCGCCGGCGATCCCCACCCAAACGCCGCAGACGGATCGATCCCTTCCCGTGGCCGTCGGCTTGCGCATCGTGTCCGACGCCCTCGAGGGGCTCCACTACGCGCACGATCTGACGGACGAAAGCGGCAATCCGATGGAGCTCGTGCACCGCGATTTTTCGCCCGGTAACGTGTTCATCACGTACGACGGTGCGGTAAAGGTGCTCGATTTCGGCATCGCCAAGGCCGCCGACAGCCACGTTTACACGCGCACGGGGATCATCAAGGGCAAAGTTCCCTACATGGCGCCCGAGCAATTCCGCAGCCGCGCCATCAACCGGCGTTGCGACCTTTATGCGGTGGGCGCCGTGCTCTGGGAGATCGCGGCGGGCATCCGTCTCTGGCACGGCCTTTCGGACCTCGAGATCATCACGCGCCTCTCGAGCACCGGCGTGCCTTCGCCGCGGTCCGTCAATCCGCTGGTGCACCCGCGGCTCGAGGCCATCTGCATGAGGGCGCTGTCGCTCAACCCCGCGGAGCGTTACGCGACCGCCCAGGAAATCCAGACGGACATCGACGCGGTGCTGCGCGAGATCGGCGGGGCCACGACGCGCTCCGTCGGCAAGTACGTCAGTACGCTTTTCGCGCAGAAGAGGGCGCAGCAACAGGCGGTCATCGAGGCCAAGCTGCGCGAGCTGCGCCAGCAATCGGGGGCGAGCCTCACCAGCATGTCGCTGGAGATGAGCGCACCGTGGACGGTGTCGCGCCCCTCGGCGCATTCGGGCGCGTCGAGCCACTCGTCGTCGATGGCCTCGATGGTGAGCGGACCGCGATTCAGTCCTCTGCAGACGACGGGGGGCGTCACCACGCCGCCGCACCTTCCCGCGTCGACGTCGCGTTCGGTGGGGTGGGCCATTGCGGTGGGGGCTTTGGCCGTCATCGCCCTCGCCGTGGGGGGAGCCTATTGGGTGACGCGGCAGCCGTCTCAGGCTGCGGGGCCGCAACCGCCATCACAACCTTCGAGCACGGAGCCGGTGCCCGGTCCCAGTGCACCGCCGCCCGCCATTCCGCGCACGCGCCTGGTGGTGCAGGCCTCGCCGGCCGACGCGCAGCTTTTCCTCGACGATACGCCGTTGATGGTCAATCCGTATAGCGGCGACGTGCTGCGCGATGGCCAATCCCATCGCATCCGCGGCGAGGCAAAGGGCTTCGTCTCGCAGACGCAAGCGATCACGCTCGACAGCCCCACGGAGGTCGTGAATCTGCGGCTCGAACGGGGCTCGAACAAGCGCGACGCGGGCAAATGA
- a CDS encoding cytochrome P450 codes for MKTFDPFAPEVVDNPYPAYAEIRERTPCHYVAQHDLWLVTRFQDLTAVSKNHAVFSSTGGVGLEWKQRPMISMYDPPEHTRLRRLVSGYFTPKAVAGLAQRLEQRIDDLLGRMVEMGRADLVADLAEPLSLGIIADLMGVPDADRANFRKWADCVMSELSGGVDAEGAARDEASRREFVTYLKELTAHRHRHLDPNAVDIISRLVAANQNEALTHSEVTAFCVLLLVAGFEPTVNGIANTALAMLEHPDQARLVVHDPSLLSGAIEEALRYDTPVQAFFRNTRTATEISGVAVPAHAKVMIHFGAANRDARRYEDPDRFLVTRRIDENLVFGAGVHYCLGAPLARLQLNTLGRVALRKVRAVRRAGAVERASTLLFRGIRHFPVEVLAR; via the coding sequence ATGAAAACCTTCGACCCCTTTGCGCCCGAAGTCGTCGACAATCCCTATCCCGCTTACGCCGAGATTCGCGAGCGCACCCCGTGCCATTACGTCGCCCAACACGATCTCTGGCTCGTGACTCGGTTTCAAGATCTCACCGCCGTATCCAAGAACCACGCGGTTTTCTCGTCCACCGGTGGCGTGGGGCTCGAATGGAAGCAACGCCCCATGATTTCCATGTACGATCCGCCAGAGCACACGCGGTTGCGGCGACTCGTATCCGGCTATTTCACGCCCAAGGCCGTGGCAGGCCTCGCGCAACGCCTGGAGCAGAGGATCGACGATCTGCTCGGACGCATGGTCGAAATGGGCCGCGCGGATCTCGTGGCCGATCTGGCAGAGCCTCTGTCGCTCGGGATCATCGCCGATCTCATGGGCGTGCCCGACGCCGATCGTGCGAATTTCCGGAAATGGGCGGACTGCGTGATGAGCGAGTTGTCCGGTGGCGTGGACGCGGAAGGAGCCGCCCGCGACGAGGCATCGCGGCGCGAATTCGTAACGTACCTCAAAGAGCTCACCGCGCATCGGCACCGTCACCTCGATCCCAACGCGGTGGACATTATCTCGAGGCTCGTTGCCGCCAATCAAAACGAGGCGTTGACCCATTCCGAAGTAACGGCGTTCTGTGTGCTGTTGCTGGTGGCCGGATTCGAGCCGACCGTCAATGGCATTGCGAATACGGCCCTCGCCATGCTGGAGCATCCCGACCAAGCTCGGCTCGTCGTGCACGATCCCAGCCTCCTCTCTGGGGCCATCGAGGAGGCCCTTCGCTATGACACCCCGGTGCAGGCGTTCTTTCGCAATACGCGGACGGCGACGGAGATTTCGGGCGTGGCGGTTCCTGCCCACGCCAAGGTGATGATCCATTTCGGCGCCGCGAATCGCGATGCTCGTCGCTACGAGGATCCGGATCGATTCCTGGTCACGCGCCGCATCGACGAGAACCTCGTGTTCGGGGCAGGTGTACACTATTGCTTGGGCGCTCCGCTGGCGCGCTTACAGCTCAACACCTTGGGGCGCGTCGCACTTCGAAAGGTGCGCGCGGTGCGACGCGCCGGTGCAGTCGAGCGGGCGAGCACCCTGCTCTTTCGGGGGATCAGGCACTTCCCCGTCGAGGTGCTCGCCAGATGA
- a CDS encoding 1,4-dihydroxy-2-naphthoyl-CoA synthase, translated as MSQVSAIFDPKRWRPVDEFKFQDITYHRAVDQGTVRIAFNRPEVRNAFRPRTVDELYRALDHARTWTDVGCVLITGNGPSPRDGGWAFCSGGDQRIRGKDGYQYEKDDDENKGRLGLLHILEVQRLIRFMPKVVIAVVSGWAAGGGHSLHVVCDLTIASKEHGKFKQTDPDVASFDSGYGSALLARQVGQKKAREIFFIGRAYSADEAAAMGMANASVPHAELEDFALDWGKEINSKSPTAMKMLKYGFNLPDDGLVGQQLFAGEATRLAYGTDEAQEGRDSFLEKRPRDFSKFPWRY; from the coding sequence ATGTCTCAGGTCTCGGCGATTTTCGACCCGAAGCGATGGCGCCCGGTCGACGAGTTCAAATTCCAAGACATCACCTACCACCGCGCCGTGGACCAAGGCACGGTGCGCATTGCCTTCAACCGTCCCGAGGTGCGCAACGCCTTTCGTCCCCGCACGGTGGACGAATTGTATCGCGCGCTCGATCACGCCCGCACGTGGACGGACGTTGGGTGCGTGCTCATCACCGGCAATGGCCCCTCGCCGCGCGACGGCGGATGGGCATTCTGCTCGGGTGGCGATCAGCGCATCCGCGGCAAAGACGGTTACCAGTACGAGAAGGACGACGACGAGAACAAGGGCAGGCTAGGGCTCTTGCATATCCTCGAGGTGCAGCGGCTCATTCGCTTCATGCCCAAGGTGGTCATTGCCGTGGTCTCGGGTTGGGCCGCCGGCGGCGGACATAGCCTGCACGTCGTGTGCGATCTCACCATTGCCAGCAAGGAGCACGGCAAGTTCAAACAAACGGATCCCGACGTGGCGAGCTTCGACAGCGGCTACGGCTCCGCGCTCCTCGCGCGGCAAGTCGGCCAGAAGAAGGCGCGCGAGATCTTCTTCATCGGGCGTGCGTACTCGGCCGACGAGGCGGCCGCGATGGGCATGGCCAACGCTTCGGTGCCGCATGCCGAACTCGAGGACTTCGCGCTCGATTGGGGCAAGGAGATCAACTCGAAGAGCCCCACCGCGATGAAGATGCTCAAATACGGTTTCAACCTGCCCGACGATGGCCTGGTGGGCCAGCAACTCTTCGCCGGCGAGGCCACGCGCCTTGCGTACGGTACCGACGAAGCCCAGGAAGGGCGTGACTCCTTCCTGGAAAAACGCCCGCGCGATTTCTCGAAGTTTCCCTGGCGCTACTGA
- a CDS encoding AMP-binding protein: protein MSLSILDAARETPDRIGLVIDGASYSYAALAERTRAALGWLHAKGISRDASLALVGTLRLETIVLLYALLEQGTPAVLVHPRLTGPERASLLEDARATLFVEDAAAEAWSAADPVLARGADAIEAHRTLAILYTSGTSGRAKGAMLSRGAFLAAARASERNLGWQPDDRWLLCMPLAHVGGLSIVVRSLLARSCVVVQAGFEPEAIARVIERDRVTLVSFVPTMLKKMLDRGWPCPPHLRAILLGGAPASESLLEASKARGLPVLTTYGLTEACSQVTTQQRGTEPSFACGAGEPLEGAEVRIDGGEILVRGPMLMSGYFPKDAHPDPFLPGGWFRTGDLGTMDAQGRLHVLARRGDLIITGGENVYPVEVESALERIEGIREACVFSLPDETWGAIVVAALVAVDAQLTDAELSSRFQERLAPHKRPRRIAWLSGLARGAQDKLDRSRTAALATPRLQPLRKE, encoded by the coding sequence GTGAGCCTCTCGATTCTCGACGCGGCCCGCGAGACGCCCGATCGCATCGGGCTCGTCATCGACGGTGCGTCGTACTCCTATGCGGCCCTCGCCGAGCGCACGCGTGCGGCCCTGGGCTGGCTTCACGCCAAGGGGATCTCGCGCGACGCGTCGTTGGCCCTCGTGGGGACGCTGCGGCTCGAGACCATCGTCCTTCTGTACGCGTTGCTGGAGCAGGGAACACCGGCCGTCTTGGTGCATCCCAGGCTCACCGGCCCCGAGCGCGCCTCGCTCCTCGAGGATGCGCGGGCGACCCTCTTCGTCGAAGACGCCGCCGCCGAAGCGTGGTCCGCCGCGGATCCTGTGCTCGCACGAGGAGCGGACGCGATCGAAGCGCACCGCACGCTCGCCATCCTCTACACGTCGGGAACGAGCGGCCGCGCCAAAGGCGCGATGTTGAGCCGCGGTGCCTTTCTGGCCGCCGCGCGGGCCAGCGAGCGAAACCTCGGCTGGCAGCCCGACGATCGCTGGCTCTTGTGCATGCCGCTGGCACACGTTGGAGGCTTGTCCATCGTCGTCCGCTCGCTCCTCGCGCGCAGCTGCGTCGTCGTCCAAGCCGGTTTCGAGCCCGAGGCCATCGCGCGCGTGATCGAACGCGATCGCGTGACGCTCGTCTCGTTCGTGCCGACCATGCTCAAGAAAATGCTGGATCGCGGGTGGCCGTGTCCGCCGCACCTTCGCGCGATCCTGCTCGGCGGTGCGCCGGCCTCGGAGAGCCTGCTCGAGGCAAGCAAGGCCCGAGGCCTCCCCGTGCTCACCACCTACGGCCTCACCGAGGCCTGCTCGCAGGTCACCACGCAGCAGCGCGGCACCGAGCCTTCCTTCGCATGCGGCGCGGGCGAGCCCCTCGAGGGCGCCGAGGTCCGCATCGACGGCGGCGAGATCCTCGTGCGCGGGCCCATGCTCATGTCGGGCTACTTCCCCAAGGACGCGCACCCCGATCCGTTCTTGCCGGGCGGCTGGTTCCGAACCGGCGATCTCGGAACCATGGACGCGCAAGGCCGTCTGCACGTTCTCGCGCGCCGGGGAGATCTCATCATCACGGGCGGAGAGAACGTCTACCCCGTCGAGGTAGAGTCCGCGTTGGAACGCATCGAGGGCATCCGCGAGGCGTGCGTCTTCTCCCTCCCCGACGAAACGTGGGGCGCCATCGTCGTGGCGGCGCTCGTGGCGGTGGATGCGCAGCTGACGGATGCCGAGCTATCCTCTCGGTTTCAAGAACGCCTCGCTCCGCACAAGCGCCCTCGTCGAATCGCCTGGCTTTCGGGCCTCGCCCGGGGCGCGCAGGACAAGTTGGACCGCAGCCGCACGGCCGCATTGGCAACGCCGCGGCTGCAACCGCTAAGAAAGGAATGA
- the menD gene encoding 2-succinyl-5-enolpyruvyl-6-hydroxy-3-cyclohexene-1-carboxylic-acid synthase has product MNEATVLTEWARLLMRSLADAGISDVVLSPGSRSTPYLIAALRESRFRCHDAIDERAAAFFALGQARWTSRPSLVLCTSGTAAAHYYPAIVEASLARVPLVVVTADRPFELQDCAASQTIDQTKMYGHYVRLFLETGMPDSAPEALHALQRMAAQSVFAAHWPDPGPVHLNVRARKPLEPQAPRTESERELARALRSMRPAPAVSVPRVRPEAAAIGAAVQQCREARAGLLVCGPLPIDASGARAALLDLAEATQFPLLAEVTSQLRLMNADAARAPALCDAFDRVLASKPFREAHAPDLIVQIGGTPTSGAWERYSSAHRRTPRIVLAEHGWTDASNAASTMLFGAIAETAAAMADGLRGTPPAASGAWTKDFVDASREAWIAVDAEIREEVLGPLTERGAVRTVLERLRPGSVLMLANSLPIRHVESLARTGMADVAVACQRGANGIDGQMAGALGTAMASNRPTTLLVGDIGFLHDLNSLMLAMRATVPVVLVVLNNGGGRIFERLPIATEAHVHGVTPEELAHVTTPHALEFGQAARMFGLAYRCVESARDLDDALSKAYAHPACTVIECRTPRPRKDGS; this is encoded by the coding sequence GTGAACGAAGCCACCGTGCTGACAGAATGGGCGAGGCTCTTGATGCGCAGCCTCGCCGATGCTGGGATCTCCGATGTGGTGCTGAGCCCCGGCTCGCGCTCCACGCCGTACCTGATTGCGGCACTGCGCGAGTCACGGTTCCGTTGCCACGATGCCATCGATGAGCGCGCCGCCGCCTTCTTCGCGCTCGGCCAAGCGCGGTGGACCTCACGCCCGAGTCTCGTATTGTGCACGTCCGGCACGGCGGCGGCGCATTACTATCCAGCCATCGTCGAGGCGAGCCTCGCGCGTGTGCCCCTCGTCGTCGTCACCGCCGATAGGCCCTTCGAACTGCAGGACTGTGCGGCGTCGCAGACCATCGATCAAACGAAGATGTATGGCCATTACGTGCGTCTCTTCCTCGAGACGGGAATGCCGGATTCTGCGCCCGAGGCGCTTCATGCGCTCCAGCGCATGGCCGCCCAATCCGTCTTTGCGGCCCACTGGCCCGACCCTGGCCCGGTGCATTTGAACGTGCGCGCGCGCAAGCCACTCGAGCCGCAGGCGCCTCGAACCGAATCCGAACGAGAGCTCGCGCGCGCCCTTCGAAGCATGCGGCCCGCGCCGGCGGTGTCGGTTCCGCGCGTGCGGCCCGAGGCCGCCGCCATCGGGGCGGCGGTGCAGCAATGTCGCGAAGCGAGGGCGGGACTCCTCGTCTGCGGCCCGCTACCTATCGACGCGAGCGGAGCGCGCGCGGCCTTGCTCGATCTGGCGGAGGCGACGCAGTTTCCGTTGCTCGCCGAGGTGACCAGCCAGCTGCGGCTGATGAATGCCGATGCCGCCCGTGCGCCCGCACTCTGCGATGCCTTCGATCGCGTGCTGGCGTCGAAGCCCTTTCGAGAGGCGCACGCACCCGATCTGATCGTCCAAATCGGCGGAACGCCCACCTCGGGCGCGTGGGAGCGCTATTCCAGCGCGCACCGTCGTACTCCGCGCATCGTCCTCGCCGAGCACGGCTGGACCGATGCATCCAATGCGGCATCCACGATGCTCTTTGGCGCGATCGCCGAGACCGCTGCGGCCATGGCCGACGGTTTGCGCGGCACCCCCCCCGCGGCGTCCGGTGCATGGACGAAGGATTTCGTGGACGCGAGCCGCGAGGCATGGATCGCCGTCGACGCGGAGATCCGCGAAGAGGTGCTCGGGCCCCTGACGGAACGAGGCGCCGTGCGAACCGTTCTCGAGCGCTTGCGGCCGGGCTCCGTCTTGATGCTCGCGAACAGCCTTCCAATCCGCCACGTGGAGTCGCTTGCGCGAACCGGGATGGCCGACGTCGCGGTGGCATGCCAGCGCGGTGCAAACGGCATCGATGGACAAATGGCAGGTGCCCTCGGAACTGCGATGGCCTCGAACCGTCCCACCACCTTGCTCGTGGGCGACATCGGGTTTCTCCATGATTTGAACTCGCTCATGCTCGCGATGCGCGCCACGGTGCCCGTCGTCCTGGTCGTCTTGAACAATGGGGGCGGGCGCATTTTCGAGCGACTCCCGATCGCCACCGAGGCCCACGTGCATGGCGTCACGCCCGAGGAGCTCGCCCACGTCACCACCCCGCATGCGCTCGAGTTCGGCCAAGCGGCCCGCATGTTCGGCCTGGCGTACCGCTGCGTCGAATCGGCGCGCGATCTCGACGACGCGCTGAGCAAGGCGTATGCGCACCCCGCGTGCACCGTCATCGAGTGCCGCACGCCACGACCGCGCAAGGACGGTTCGTGA